A portion of the Mauremys reevesii isolate NIE-2019 linkage group 18, ASM1616193v1, whole genome shotgun sequence genome contains these proteins:
- the CHEK2 gene encoding serine/threonine-protein kinase Chk2 isoform X4, translating into MSGEVGVGVGSPFIRSARGVSAIKVETLGVYPKLRQKQKKQPFLGCPAVYQSTKMSRETGNESQQSQGAQQSQSGTSSSSSGSQSASQSSSSSGTLSSLDTVPTQELPSIPEDQEPEEIVPQPWGRLFALGKGFCNYDCVNDECWFGRDRSCDYSFAKLGLTETGLYQNYSKKHFRIFREMGPRNSYVAYIEDHSANGTFLNKELIGKGKRLPLTHNSEIALSVQTNKAFVFSDLMVDDQSGYPRELRDKYIMSKTLGSGACGEVKLAFERTTCNKVAVKIINKRRFITSAVRDADPAFNVNTEIEILKKINHPCLIKIKNFFDAEDYYIVLELMEGGELYDRVSRSTRMKEATCKLYFYQMLLAVKYLHENGIIHRDLKPENVLLSSSEETCLIKITDFGQSKILGESSLMKTLCGTPTYLAPEVLNSLGTAGYSRAVDCWSLGVILFVCLCGYPPFNEQNTQLCLKDQITRGEYTFIPREWKHVSDMALDLVKKLLVVDPNKRLTTEKALEHPWLQPTTTRKRPHEKEEEAGSSKHAVPSTSFQEKK; encoded by the exons ATGAGCGGCGAGGTCGGGGTCGGAGTCGGGTCACCATTCATTCGTTCCGCGCGCGG AGTATCTGCAATCAAGGTTGAGACTTTAGGTGTGTATCCAAAGCtaagacaaaaacaaaagaaacaacctTTCTTGGGATGTCCAGCGgtttatcagagta CCAAGATGTCTCGAGAGACTGGAAATGAATCCCAGCAATCTCAAGGTGCCCAGCAGTCTCAGAGTGGTACAAGTTCTTCCTCCAGTGGATCACAGAGTGCCAGTCAGTCGTCTTCCAGTTCTGGGACCCTCAGTTCTTTGGACACAGTTCCTACTCAGGAACTTCCTTCAATTCCTGAGGATCAGGAACCTGAAGAAATCGTTCCTCAGCCATGGGGTCGACTCTTTGCACTTGGAAAGGGTTTCTGCAATTATG ACTGCGTGAATGACGAGTGTTGGTTTGGCAGAGACAGAAGCTGTGATTATAGCTTTGCTAAACTAGGGTTGACCGAGACAGGCTTATACCAAAACTACAGCAAGAAGCACTTCCGAATCTTCAGG gaaatggGACCAAGAAACTCCTATGTTGCCTACATTGAGGACCACAGTGCAAATGggacttttttaaataaagagctCATTGGGAAAGGgaaaaggctcccattgactcaCAATTCTGAAATTGCACTGTCTGTACAGACTAACAAAG CGTTTGTATTTTCTGATCTTATGGTGGATGATCAGTCAGGGTATCCCAGAGAACTGAGAGACAAATATATCATGTCAAAGACTTTGGGAAG TGGTGCCTGTGGAGAGGTTAAACTGGCATTTGAGAGGACCACGTGTAACAAAGTTGCTGTAAAGATAATCAATAAACGGAGATTTATAACAAGCGCTGTGAGAGACGCA GATCCAGCTTTTAATGTTAATACAGAAATTGAGATTTTGAAGAAAATAAATCAT CCCTGCTTAATCAAGATAAAAAACTTCTTTGATGCAGAAGATTATTATATTGTTTTGGAATT GATGGAAGGAGGAGAGTTATATGACAGAGTGTCAAGATCAACCAGAATGAAAGAAGCTACCTGCAAGCTCTATTTTTATCAGATGCTGTTGGCTGTAAAG tATCTTCATGAAAATGGTATTATACATCGGGATCTAAAGCCAGAAAATGTGCTACTTTCCTCTTCTGAGGAAACTTGTCTTATAAAG ATTACAGATTTTGGACAATCCAAGATTCTTGGAGAATCATCACTTATGAAAACATTATGTGGTACTCCCACGTATCTCGCCCCTGAAGTTCTCAATTCACTTGGGACAGCTGGGTATAGCCGTGCTGTGGATTGCTGGAGTTTAGGAGTTATTCTTTTTGTATG CCTGTGTGGATATCCACCATTCAATGAACAAAATACTCAGCTATGTCTGAAAGATCAAATTACCCGTGGAGAATACACATTTATTCCAAGAGAATGGAAGCATGTGTCAGATATGG CTTTGGATCTTGTGAAGAAGCTGTTAGTAGTGGATCCAAATAAACGTCTTACAACGGAAAAAGCCTTGGAACATCCCTGGCTTCAG
- the CHEK2 gene encoding serine/threonine-protein kinase Chk2 isoform X2 codes for MSGEVGVGVGSPFIRSARGVSAIKVETLGVYPKLRQKQKKQPFLGCPAVYQSTKMSRETGNESQQSQGAQQSQSGTSSSSSGSQSASQSSSSSGTLSSLDTVPTQELPSIPEDQEPEEIVPQPWGRLFALGKGFCNYDCVNDECWFGRDRSCDYSFAKLGLTETGLYQNYSKKHFRIFREMGPRNSYVAYIEDHSANGTFLNKELIGKGKRLPLTHNSEIALSVQTNKAFVFSDLMVDDQSGYPRELRDKYIMSKTLGSGACGEVKLAFERTTCNKVAVKIINKRRFITSAVRDADPAFNVNTEIEILKKINHPCLIKIKNFFDAEDYYIVLELMEGGELYDRVSRSTRMKEATCKLYFYQMLLAVKYLHENGIIHRDLKPENVLLSSSEETCLIKITDFGQSKILGESSLMKTLCGTPTYLAPEVLNSLGTAGYSRAVDCWSLGVILFVCLCGYPPFNEQNTQLCLKDQITRGEYTFIPREWKHVSDMALDLVKKLLVVDPNKRLTTEKALEHPWLQDESMKSTFQELLSQTRVSMHPPQTSRLQAPVISGRSS; via the exons ATGAGCGGCGAGGTCGGGGTCGGAGTCGGGTCACCATTCATTCGTTCCGCGCGCGG AGTATCTGCAATCAAGGTTGAGACTTTAGGTGTGTATCCAAAGCtaagacaaaaacaaaagaaacaacctTTCTTGGGATGTCCAGCGgtttatcagagta CCAAGATGTCTCGAGAGACTGGAAATGAATCCCAGCAATCTCAAGGTGCCCAGCAGTCTCAGAGTGGTACAAGTTCTTCCTCCAGTGGATCACAGAGTGCCAGTCAGTCGTCTTCCAGTTCTGGGACCCTCAGTTCTTTGGACACAGTTCCTACTCAGGAACTTCCTTCAATTCCTGAGGATCAGGAACCTGAAGAAATCGTTCCTCAGCCATGGGGTCGACTCTTTGCACTTGGAAAGGGTTTCTGCAATTATG ACTGCGTGAATGACGAGTGTTGGTTTGGCAGAGACAGAAGCTGTGATTATAGCTTTGCTAAACTAGGGTTGACCGAGACAGGCTTATACCAAAACTACAGCAAGAAGCACTTCCGAATCTTCAGG gaaatggGACCAAGAAACTCCTATGTTGCCTACATTGAGGACCACAGTGCAAATGggacttttttaaataaagagctCATTGGGAAAGGgaaaaggctcccattgactcaCAATTCTGAAATTGCACTGTCTGTACAGACTAACAAAG CGTTTGTATTTTCTGATCTTATGGTGGATGATCAGTCAGGGTATCCCAGAGAACTGAGAGACAAATATATCATGTCAAAGACTTTGGGAAG TGGTGCCTGTGGAGAGGTTAAACTGGCATTTGAGAGGACCACGTGTAACAAAGTTGCTGTAAAGATAATCAATAAACGGAGATTTATAACAAGCGCTGTGAGAGACGCA GATCCAGCTTTTAATGTTAATACAGAAATTGAGATTTTGAAGAAAATAAATCAT CCCTGCTTAATCAAGATAAAAAACTTCTTTGATGCAGAAGATTATTATATTGTTTTGGAATT GATGGAAGGAGGAGAGTTATATGACAGAGTGTCAAGATCAACCAGAATGAAAGAAGCTACCTGCAAGCTCTATTTTTATCAGATGCTGTTGGCTGTAAAG tATCTTCATGAAAATGGTATTATACATCGGGATCTAAAGCCAGAAAATGTGCTACTTTCCTCTTCTGAGGAAACTTGTCTTATAAAG ATTACAGATTTTGGACAATCCAAGATTCTTGGAGAATCATCACTTATGAAAACATTATGTGGTACTCCCACGTATCTCGCCCCTGAAGTTCTCAATTCACTTGGGACAGCTGGGTATAGCCGTGCTGTGGATTGCTGGAGTTTAGGAGTTATTCTTTTTGTATG CCTGTGTGGATATCCACCATTCAATGAACAAAATACTCAGCTATGTCTGAAAGATCAAATTACCCGTGGAGAATACACATTTATTCCAAGAGAATGGAAGCATGTGTCAGATATGG CTTTGGATCTTGTGAAGAAGCTGTTAGTAGTGGATCCAAATAAACGTCTTACAACGGAAAAAGCCTTGGAACATCCCTGGCTTCAG